In a single window of the Tellurirhabdus bombi genome:
- a CDS encoding DNA topoisomerase IV subunit B, with product MAELNQVQYTEDSIRSLDWREHIRLRPGMYIGKLGDGSAADDGIYVLIKEVMDNCIDEHVMGHGKTIDIKVTDHRVEVRDFGRGIPLGKVVDVVSKINTGGKYDSGAFQKSVGLNGVGTKAVNALSTYFRVQSYREGKTVWAEFERGILKNQGEDSTNQRNGTGVVFEPDNTVFKNFHFIPQYLENMIWNYCYLNAGLVVSFNGQKYVSQNGLLDLLQNKTDADALRYPIIHLKGQDIEIALTHGNQYGEEYYSFVNGQYTTQGGTHLAALREAIVKAVQEHFNKSYEASDIRASIIGAISLRVQEPVFESQTKTKLGSLNMAPDPESPTVRSYVGNFVKEYLDNFLHMNPAVRDAMKKRIEQSERERKELAGIKKLANERAKKANLHNKKLRDCRNHLPDAKSDDRYNTTLFITEGDSASGSITKSRNVQTQAVFSLRGKPLNCFGLTKKVVYENEEFNLLQHALDIEDGLDSLRYNRIVIATDADVDGMHIRLLMLTFFLQFFPDLVRNGHLYILETPLFRVRNPKNHKETIYCYSEEEKLRAMDKLTKSGKKIEITRFKGLGEISPEEFGLFIGDNMRLEPVIMEKETSIPKLLSYYMGKNTPDRQRFIIENLRLEKDIEDVALV from the coding sequence ATGGCAGAATTAAATCAGGTACAATATACAGAAGACAGTATTCGGTCACTTGACTGGCGGGAGCACATTCGGTTACGACCAGGGATGTATATTGGGAAGCTCGGCGATGGGTCCGCCGCAGATGATGGAATTTATGTCCTGATCAAAGAAGTGATGGACAACTGTATCGATGAACATGTCATGGGACACGGAAAAACCATCGACATAAAAGTGACGGATCACCGGGTGGAAGTACGGGATTTTGGCCGGGGTATTCCACTGGGTAAAGTCGTCGATGTGGTTTCTAAAATTAATACGGGGGGTAAATATGATTCAGGTGCCTTTCAGAAATCAGTAGGACTAAATGGGGTAGGTACCAAAGCCGTCAATGCCTTGTCTACCTATTTTCGGGTGCAGTCTTACCGGGAAGGAAAAACTGTCTGGGCTGAATTTGAACGAGGAATTTTAAAGAACCAGGGTGAGGATTCTACCAACCAGCGCAACGGCACCGGGGTGGTCTTTGAACCCGATAATACCGTATTTAAAAATTTCCATTTCATTCCGCAGTATCTGGAAAACATGATCTGGAACTACTGCTACCTGAATGCCGGACTGGTGGTCAGTTTTAATGGGCAGAAGTACGTTTCGCAAAATGGTCTCCTCGATTTATTACAAAATAAAACCGATGCGGATGCCCTGCGTTACCCAATTATTCACCTGAAAGGGCAAGATATCGAAATTGCACTTACGCACGGAAACCAGTACGGAGAAGAATACTATTCGTTTGTCAATGGGCAGTATACCACCCAGGGAGGAACGCATTTAGCGGCGCTGCGGGAAGCCATCGTAAAAGCCGTTCAGGAGCACTTCAATAAATCGTATGAAGCCTCCGATATTCGGGCCTCCATCATCGGTGCTATTAGTTTGCGGGTTCAGGAGCCAGTCTTTGAATCGCAGACAAAAACAAAATTAGGGTCGCTAAACATGGCGCCTGATCCCGAAAGCCCGACTGTGCGTTCATACGTGGGGAATTTCGTTAAAGAATACCTCGACAACTTTCTGCACATGAATCCTGCTGTTCGGGATGCCATGAAAAAGCGGATTGAACAGTCGGAGCGCGAGCGTAAAGAGCTGGCCGGTATCAAGAAGCTGGCCAACGAACGGGCGAAAAAAGCCAATCTGCACAACAAGAAATTGCGCGACTGCCGCAATCACCTGCCCGATGCCAAGTCTGACGACCGGTATAACACCACCTTATTTATCACAGAAGGGGACTCGGCGAGTGGTTCCATTACTAAATCGCGGAACGTGCAGACCCAGGCGGTGTTTAGCCTCCGTGGAAAACCATTGAATTGTTTTGGCCTGACTAAAAAAGTTGTCTACGAAAACGAAGAATTTAACCTCTTGCAGCACGCGCTGGATATTGAAGATGGGCTGGATAGTCTGCGCTATAACCGCATCGTGATTGCAACCGATGCCGATGTCGATGGCATGCACATTCGCTTGCTGATGCTCACGTTCTTCCTGCAATTTTTCCCGGATCTGGTTCGGAATGGCCACCTTTATATTCTGGAGACGCCCCTGTTTCGCGTTCGAAATCCGAAAAATCACAAAGAAACCATCTATTGCTATTCGGAGGAGGAAAAACTACGCGCAATGGATAAGCTGACCAAAAGTGGAAAGAAAATTGAAATTACCCGCTTTAAAGGCTTGGGCGAGATTTCACCGGAGGAATTTGGGCTATTTATTGGCGATAACATGCGCCTGGAGCCAGTAATCATGGAGAAAGAAACGTCGATACCGAAATTGCTGAGTTATTACATGGGAAAAAACACTCCGGATCGCCAGCGTTTCATCATCGAAAATCTGCGTCTTGAAAAAGACATTGAAGATGTGGCCTTAGTTTAG
- a CDS encoding polysaccharide biosynthesis/export family protein: MLTTTVLNAYSQAVPAPASPAQLPGGISRPGQLPGTMQPNSQGTGPRGLPGAQQQGTRSQPGAQQQGTRSQSQQGTGTTTTTTTQSNQQGGRSQVGQTTTQQSSEGNANGDATDNSVVNERQRNNVDGDPLFDDDSYEAIRRRELLAQRRKLFGYELFNNPNFQTTFQPNLRIATPAGYVLGPDDELNINVYGRSEMDYNLTVNPDGFVVIPRIGPVQVAGSTIETAKARLRDRMSKIYVGLKNSAYGPANTFMTVTLGDIRSIRVTVLGEAVKPGTYTLSSLSTALNAIYDAGGPNEVGSYRAVQLIRNNRVAATLDLYDFLTMGVQRNNLRLQDNDVLRFTTFKSHVEITGPVRRNNIFELLPGENMQRLIDLAGGFSSNAYRSRLKVTRFTDKELKVLDVTEEDYKTFTLQDGDNVAVEQLLDRYENQVSITGAVFRPGNYSLNQNKTLRQLIKSAEGLRGDAFTGRISLVRTREDMAVENISLNMANIINGVDPDVELQREDQVVIPSKFEMTELAFIRITGEVNIPIQEVPYTANMTLEDLLIKAGGLKEAAAASQIEVARRKKDVDPTSTTAQIAEIYRIDVGRDLSLKQGATPFYLEPFDQVIVRRSPNYMEQTFATIEGEVITPGAYPIRSKDQRVSDLIKLSGGLTPYAYVEGATLLRTVTLSQQEASMRQQTINELANDSQRATVNVVTRDSAQQEPIGISLKRIMERPGSSEDMLLQEGDVLRVPKRLETVSVGGEVLLPTTVKFRNNQTFQDYISQAGGFTSRSARKRAYVVYANGSADRTRKFAFFNIYPRVEPGASIVIPQKATNELTARQVLSEATGIASSVMALLTTVLLFRTLR; this comes from the coding sequence ATGTTGACAACTACAGTCCTGAACGCTTATTCACAGGCGGTCCCGGCTCCAGCAAGTCCTGCGCAACTTCCCGGTGGCATCTCCAGACCAGGTCAATTACCCGGAACAATGCAACCTAATTCGCAGGGTACAGGCCCCCGTGGTCTGCCCGGCGCTCAGCAGCAAGGGACACGGTCGCAGCCCGGCGCGCAACAACAAGGAACGCGGTCGCAGTCGCAGCAGGGAACTGGAACAACAACAACGACCACTACGCAGAGCAATCAACAAGGTGGCCGCTCTCAGGTCGGCCAAACCACCACGCAGCAAAGTTCCGAGGGAAATGCCAATGGCGATGCCACTGACAATAGCGTTGTGAACGAACGCCAACGCAATAATGTAGATGGCGATCCTTTATTTGATGACGATTCCTACGAAGCGATCCGCCGCCGCGAATTACTGGCCCAGCGCCGCAAGTTGTTTGGTTATGAGTTATTCAATAATCCAAACTTCCAGACGACCTTTCAACCCAACCTGCGCATTGCCACACCCGCCGGTTATGTGCTTGGTCCCGATGATGAGCTTAACATCAATGTATATGGCCGTTCAGAAATGGATTACAACCTAACGGTTAATCCTGACGGTTTTGTTGTTATTCCAAGAATTGGGCCTGTACAAGTAGCGGGTTCAACCATCGAAACAGCGAAAGCCCGGCTGCGCGATCGGATGTCAAAAATCTATGTAGGACTAAAAAACAGTGCTTACGGTCCAGCTAACACGTTTATGACCGTAACGCTAGGCGATATACGCAGCATCCGGGTAACGGTACTTGGTGAAGCCGTGAAGCCAGGAACCTATACACTTTCCTCACTGTCAACGGCTTTGAATGCCATTTATGACGCGGGTGGTCCCAATGAGGTTGGTTCTTACAGAGCCGTTCAGTTAATTCGGAACAACCGGGTAGCTGCAACGCTCGATTTGTACGACTTCCTGACCATGGGCGTGCAGCGTAACAACCTCCGCTTACAAGATAACGACGTACTGCGTTTCACCACGTTTAAATCTCACGTTGAAATTACAGGCCCCGTACGCCGCAACAACATTTTCGAATTGCTTCCGGGCGAAAACATGCAACGCCTGATCGATTTAGCCGGTGGATTTTCCAGCAACGCTTACCGCTCACGCCTTAAAGTAACCCGGTTCACAGATAAGGAACTGAAAGTTCTGGATGTAACGGAGGAAGATTACAAAACATTTACATTGCAAGATGGCGATAACGTTGCCGTTGAGCAGTTGCTGGATCGGTATGAAAATCAGGTAAGCATTACCGGAGCCGTCTTCCGTCCTGGCAATTACTCGTTGAATCAGAATAAAACGTTACGCCAGCTCATCAAAAGCGCCGAAGGGTTGCGGGGCGATGCCTTTACAGGACGCATTAGTCTTGTCCGGACGCGGGAAGACATGGCAGTAGAGAACATCTCGCTGAACATGGCCAACATCATCAACGGCGTTGATCCAGACGTAGAATTACAGCGGGAAGACCAAGTGGTTATTCCGTCGAAATTTGAAATGACGGAACTGGCTTTTATTCGCATCACAGGTGAGGTAAACATTCCGATTCAGGAAGTTCCTTACACGGCTAACATGACCCTCGAAGATCTGCTTATTAAGGCAGGTGGTTTGAAAGAGGCCGCGGCGGCTTCTCAAATTGAGGTAGCTCGTCGTAAAAAAGACGTTGACCCTACGTCGACGACCGCTCAAATTGCCGAGATTTACCGAATTGATGTAGGCCGTGACTTGAGCCTCAAGCAGGGCGCAACTCCGTTTTACCTGGAGCCTTTCGATCAGGTTATTGTTCGCCGCTCACCTAATTACATGGAGCAAACTTTTGCAACCATTGAAGGCGAAGTAATCACGCCGGGCGCTTACCCGATTCGAAGCAAAGATCAACGCGTATCGGATCTTATCAAACTATCCGGTGGTTTGACGCCTTATGCTTACGTAGAAGGTGCTACCCTGCTTCGGACGGTAACGTTAAGCCAACAGGAAGCCAGCATGCGCCAGCAAACCATCAATGAGCTAGCCAACGACAGCCAGCGGGCAACGGTGAATGTTGTTACCCGGGATTCAGCCCAACAGGAACCTATTGGCATCAGCCTGAAACGAATCATGGAACGCCCCGGCTCTTCGGAAGACATGCTGCTTCAGGAAGGTGATGTTCTTCGCGTTCCAAAGCGTTTGGAAACAGTAAGCGTTGGTGGCGAGGTTTTACTGCCAACTACGGTTAAGTTCCGGAACAACCAGACTTTCCAGGACTACATTTCACAGGCGGGTGGTTTTACGTCGCGCTCTGCCCGCAAACGTGCTTATGTCGTTTACGCCAACGGATCGGCTGACCGGACCCGCAAATTTGCCTTCTTTAACATCTACCCACGGGTTGAGCCGGGCGCATCAATCGTTATCCCGCAGAAAGCAACGAATGAGTTAACAGCCCGCCAGGTTCTGTCCGAAGCAACGGGAATTGCTAGCTCGGTCATGGCGCTCTTGACAACTGTTCTCTTGTTCAGAACCCTTAGATAG
- a CDS encoding ABC transporter permease — MKNHEVVIQAGRAQRHYWQDLWKNRELLYILAMRDISVRYKQTILGTSWSVIRPLTTMIIMVFVFSSVAKLKGDPGIPYPLTVLAGITIWTFFANAFTQISTSITANANLVTKVYFPRLIMPLSSIVVSFIDFLVSLGLFVLLAIYYQYLPDWHLIFLPFFIGMALMAAVSIGLFFAVLNVRFRDIVHLIPFMVQVGFYLCPIAYTSRNIANDWYYKYFILNPLVGIIDGFRWSLLGDRAFFDPNSILYSAIFIAVFLFISIYIFRKRENTFVDEI; from the coding sequence GTGAAAAATCACGAAGTTGTTATACAGGCCGGCCGGGCCCAGCGACATTACTGGCAAGACCTCTGGAAAAATCGGGAGCTGCTCTACATTCTTGCCATGCGGGATATTTCGGTCCGCTACAAACAAACCATTCTGGGCACATCCTGGAGCGTTATTCGGCCATTGACCACGATGATCATCATGGTTTTTGTCTTTAGCTCTGTTGCAAAACTTAAAGGCGATCCTGGTATCCCCTATCCGCTGACCGTACTAGCAGGTATCACAATCTGGACCTTCTTTGCCAACGCCTTTACGCAGATCAGTACCAGCATAACCGCCAACGCGAATCTGGTAACGAAAGTATACTTCCCGCGCCTGATCATGCCCCTAAGTTCCATCGTTGTCAGCTTTATTGACTTTCTGGTTTCTTTGGGCTTATTTGTTCTCTTGGCCATATATTATCAATATCTGCCCGACTGGCACCTTATTTTTCTTCCATTCTTTATTGGGATGGCTCTCATGGCGGCCGTTTCGATTGGGTTGTTTTTTGCCGTTTTAAACGTTCGTTTCCGCGACATTGTCCACCTGATCCCGTTTATGGTACAGGTTGGTTTTTACTTATGTCCGATTGCCTATACCAGCCGGAATATTGCCAATGATTGGTATTACAAATACTTCATCTTAAACCCATTGGTAGGTATCATCGACGGTTTTCGCTGGTCGCTTTTGGGAGATCGGGCCTTTTTCGATCCTAATAGCATTTTGTATTCCGCTATCTTTATTGCCGTATTTTTATTCATTTCCATTTACATTTTCCGTAAACGGGAAAACACATTTGTGGATGAAATTTAA
- a CDS encoding ABC transporter ATP-binding protein: MSVISAENISKRYIIDHKKSKGPKSIRDAFSDQMDRLFKGKKSEEERAKEEFWALRDVNFSIEQGDRVGIIGHNGAGKSTLLKVLSKITEPTTGQIRIRGRVASLLEVGTGFHPELTGRENIFLNGAILGMSRSEIRRSFDEIVEFAGVHKFLDTPVKRYSSGMYVRLGFAISAHLDPEILIVDEVLAVGDADFQRKSLGKMRDVSASGRTILFVSHNLTAVQALCNKTFYFERGQLIEQGETNQVLANYLSKVSKTRLVRTWNTPGEAPGNDLVRIKRIELIPDYQDNLTHIDVRTPFRIQVEFWNMMDKANLNLSLHLNSMTGECIFNVGTPSQEYNKGLISGELRVPGYFLNDGSYTVSVMIVKDTVTPLFNLEEELVFDIEDYRENVAWYGKWPGYVRPQFQFHMESVEEKILND; encoded by the coding sequence ATGTCTGTTATTTCTGCAGAAAACATCAGCAAACGATACATTATTGATCATAAGAAAAGCAAGGGACCCAAGAGTATTCGGGATGCTTTTTCTGATCAGATGGATCGGTTATTCAAAGGCAAAAAGAGCGAAGAGGAAAGGGCAAAAGAAGAATTCTGGGCGCTACGTGATGTCAACTTTTCAATTGAGCAGGGCGACCGTGTAGGCATCATTGGGCACAACGGAGCGGGGAAATCTACCCTTCTCAAAGTGCTGAGTAAAATCACTGAACCTACTACCGGGCAGATTCGTATCCGGGGCCGGGTAGCCAGTCTTCTGGAAGTTGGAACCGGCTTTCACCCCGAATTAACGGGCCGGGAAAATATTTTTCTCAATGGTGCCATTTTAGGCATGAGCCGCAGCGAAATCCGGCGCTCCTTCGACGAAATCGTTGAATTTGCTGGTGTGCATAAATTTCTGGACACACCCGTAAAGCGGTACTCGTCCGGGATGTATGTGCGCTTGGGGTTTGCTATTTCGGCCCACCTCGATCCTGAAATTCTGATTGTCGACGAAGTACTGGCCGTGGGTGATGCTGATTTTCAGCGGAAATCGCTGGGTAAAATGCGCGATGTATCAGCCAGTGGACGAACTATCCTGTTTGTTAGCCATAACCTGACGGCCGTTCAGGCACTTTGCAATAAAACATTCTATTTTGAGCGGGGGCAGTTGATCGAGCAGGGCGAAACCAACCAGGTACTTGCCAATTACCTGAGTAAAGTTTCTAAAACTCGTCTGGTTCGTACCTGGAATACACCTGGTGAAGCGCCGGGCAACGATTTGGTTCGCATCAAGCGCATCGAATTAATCCCCGATTATCAAGACAACCTGACCCATATTGACGTTCGCACGCCGTTCCGCATCCAGGTCGAGTTCTGGAATATGATGGACAAGGCGAATCTGAACCTGAGTCTGCATCTCAACTCCATGACTGGCGAGTGTATTTTCAACGTTGGAACACCCTCCCAGGAGTATAACAAGGGTTTGATCAGTGGCGAATTGCGGGTGCCGGGTTACTTCCTTAACGATGGCAGTTACACCGTCTCGGTTATGATTGTGAAAGACACCGTTACACCGCTGTTCAATCTGGAAGAAGAACTTGTTTTTGATATCGAAGACTACCGCGAAAATGTAGCCTGGTACGGTAAATGGCCGGGTTATGTTCGGCCACAGTTTCAATTTCATATGGAGTCGGTAGAAGAAAAAATTCTGAATGATTAA
- a CDS encoding DegT/DnrJ/EryC1/StrS family aminotransferase gives MINVTKSYLPDLDDYVGYLKGIWERVHLTNNGPLLQELEEQLKNYLGVKHLFFCSNGTVVLQMAIKAMNITKEVITTPFSYCATTHTIIWEQCTPVFADILPSDYTIDPAQIERVITEDTEAILATHVYGNACQIEAIQKIADKHHLKVIYDGAHTFGANYNGQSLLSYGDVSTCSFHATKVFHTVEGGIIICHDDALAEKLSLYRSFGHRNDDYFDIGINAKNSEFHAAMGLCVLPKVPDLIAARKERFSWYDAQLNWDKLSKPAQAEGLDYNYAYYPITFTTEAELLAARDALNEVKIFPRRYFYPSLNTLPFIQAYGSRSNQPCPVSEDMSLRVLCLPMYPDLDRTDVDRICTIINKSF, from the coding sequence ATGATTAACGTAACAAAATCATACCTGCCCGATTTAGACGATTATGTCGGCTATTTAAAAGGCATCTGGGAACGCGTCCATTTAACCAATAATGGGCCACTTCTCCAAGAACTAGAAGAGCAGCTCAAAAACTACCTGGGTGTAAAACACTTGTTTTTTTGCAGTAACGGTACCGTCGTTCTTCAGATGGCGATTAAGGCCATGAACATTACGAAAGAAGTGATTACAACGCCTTTTTCGTATTGTGCCACGACCCATACCATTATTTGGGAGCAATGCACGCCTGTTTTTGCTGACATACTCCCTTCGGATTACACCATCGATCCGGCGCAAATTGAGCGGGTTATTACAGAGGATACGGAAGCCATCCTGGCAACTCACGTTTACGGAAACGCCTGCCAGATTGAAGCCATTCAGAAGATAGCCGATAAGCACCATCTTAAGGTTATTTACGACGGCGCCCATACATTTGGAGCAAACTATAACGGCCAGTCGCTGCTTTCTTACGGAGACGTGTCTACGTGCAGCTTTCACGCGACCAAGGTGTTTCATACTGTGGAGGGTGGAATTATTATCTGCCACGATGATGCCTTGGCCGAAAAATTGAGTTTGTACCGGAGCTTTGGCCACCGCAATGATGATTATTTCGATATTGGAATCAACGCCAAAAACTCGGAATTCCACGCGGCGATGGGCCTTTGTGTCCTGCCAAAAGTTCCTGATCTGATTGCCGCCCGAAAAGAACGTTTCAGCTGGTATGATGCCCAGCTGAACTGGGATAAGCTTAGCAAACCTGCGCAAGCTGAAGGCCTTGATTACAACTACGCCTACTACCCGATCACCTTCACAACGGAAGCTGAGTTGCTGGCAGCACGGGATGCGCTGAATGAAGTGAAGATTTTTCCTCGGCGCTATTTTTATCCGTCGCTGAATACGTTGCCTTTTATTCAAGCATACGGCAGTCGTTCCAATCAGCCCTGTCCGGTTTCGGAAGATATGTCGCTACGGGTGCTTTGTTTGCCAATGTATCCTGATCTGGATAGAACGGATGTTGATCGAATTTGTACCATTATTAACAAGAGTTTCTAG
- a CDS encoding ArnT family glycosyltransferase, with amino-acid sequence MTVLYLLAFALFLFYIGNTAAGIARRSLTEWILVSFILFAGSVILTGFVLSGLSLTATTPAWAVSVFLTTTLLRLAFSKLVPNQERWAIRELLQERRGTFRDWYGSLSTYLKIIFGTLFLALSIIAITNLLLVLFTVPNEWDSMTGHLNRVMQYIQRGSMKHFGGTNWNIDTYPKSVCTLQIYSYLITGKFENAFKLIHHLAYWMAAVAVFGSTQRLTRSLSASFFAALAYALFPDVLMQATTTETDIVLTAYMGTLLYFLFSYHNSRDYRYLYLAGAAFGIAYGHKVTFTLLLPSVFVIMIYTVFWAPDLRIFFNRTLRLALSIAVGMCLWTFPTGYLKNISAFGHPIGPPTALKHQSVERAGSFRNLLAEGSRNFVRYGYDHVNLDGLRNTQWGLDMNVAMRKPLVWLEDTLHLRLDEETDFTIVPFTFNRRFDFYNVNPYWGVLGFALIFPLLFLTLIGVVRSKAHLFIAAALLLHFAALSYSAPYDPFKGRYFVGTGLLGALFLGLIFASPRLDISRPGRLLGKIYVGLVVILGSISGVLAVFLNERCLPFPAFGRPSAFAGERIYEMTLYRPDIYTPYKRFDELVPDSATVALGTINDDFEYPLYGKTLSRRLITINPFEQGVQPIPREADYLFFSKNVIKPQPGDIRLGTDTTIHGLIVPGEDYYLRKLK; translated from the coding sequence ATGACAGTCCTCTACCTGCTCGCATTTGCCCTTTTCCTTTTCTACATTGGCAACACAGCAGCCGGTATCGCTCGGCGTTCGCTTACCGAATGGATTCTGGTTTCGTTTATCTTGTTCGCTGGAAGCGTTATCCTAACTGGGTTTGTTCTTTCGGGGCTTTCTTTAACGGCAACTACGCCTGCCTGGGCTGTCTCCGTTTTTCTGACGACAACCCTTCTTCGTCTTGCTTTTAGTAAGCTGGTTCCTAATCAGGAGCGCTGGGCTATTCGTGAATTGCTTCAGGAACGTCGCGGGACTTTTCGGGATTGGTACGGCTCTTTATCCACTTACCTGAAAATTATCTTTGGTACCTTATTTCTTGCGCTAAGCATTATCGCCATAACGAACCTATTGCTGGTTCTCTTTACTGTTCCCAACGAATGGGACAGCATGACCGGGCATTTAAACCGGGTAATGCAGTATATCCAGCGGGGTTCAATGAAGCATTTTGGGGGAACAAACTGGAATATAGATACTTATCCTAAAAGCGTCTGTACGCTTCAGATTTATTCATATCTCATCACCGGGAAGTTTGAAAACGCCTTTAAGCTCATTCATCACCTTGCTTATTGGATGGCCGCTGTTGCGGTTTTTGGTAGTACCCAACGCCTTACACGCTCCTTGTCGGCCAGCTTTTTTGCGGCACTTGCCTACGCCCTGTTTCCAGACGTATTGATGCAGGCTACCACAACCGAAACCGATATTGTGCTGACTGCTTACATGGGTACTCTGTTGTATTTCCTGTTTTCTTACCACAACAGTCGGGATTATCGCTATCTATACCTGGCGGGGGCCGCTTTCGGCATTGCGTATGGCCATAAGGTTACGTTCACGCTTCTGCTTCCGTCGGTGTTTGTGATCATGATTTACACGGTATTCTGGGCACCCGACCTGCGTATTTTCTTTAATCGTACCCTTCGCCTGGCGTTGTCTATTGCCGTAGGCATGTGCCTGTGGACGTTTCCAACGGGGTATTTGAAAAACATTTCTGCATTTGGACACCCCATTGGGCCACCAACAGCCTTGAAGCACCAGTCGGTTGAGCGGGCAGGCAGTTTTCGTAATCTGTTGGCAGAAGGCTCTCGCAATTTTGTTCGTTACGGCTATGACCATGTCAATCTGGACGGTCTGCGTAATACGCAATGGGGCTTAGACATGAATGTCGCCATGCGGAAACCGCTCGTCTGGCTCGAAGATACGCTTCATCTGCGTCTGGACGAGGAAACCGATTTTACCATTGTTCCTTTCACCTTTAACCGGCGCTTTGACTTTTATAATGTCAATCCGTACTGGGGTGTTCTGGGCTTTGCCTTGATCTTTCCGTTGCTGTTTCTGACGCTAATTGGGGTGGTGCGCTCAAAAGCCCATTTATTTATTGCTGCTGCCCTGCTGTTACACTTTGCCGCCCTCTCCTATTCGGCCCCATACGACCCGTTTAAAGGCCGGTATTTTGTAGGAACAGGGTTGTTAGGCGCTTTATTTTTGGGACTGATTTTCGCCAGTCCCCGGCTGGATATTAGCCGTCCGGGTCGCCTTCTCGGCAAGATTTACGTAGGTCTAGTCGTTATATTGGGAAGCATTTCCGGGGTGTTGGCAGTCTTTTTGAACGAGCGTTGCCTGCCGTTCCCTGCATTCGGTCGCCCGTCGGCATTTGCCGGGGAACGTATCTACGAAATGACCTTGTACCGACCCGACATTTATACGCCTTATAAACGTTTCGACGAGTTAGTTCCTGATTCGGCGACGGTTGCATTGGGAACAATCAACGATGATTTCGAGTACCCGCTATACGGCAAAACGTTATCGCGGCGATTGATTACAATTAATCCGTTTGAACAAGGCGTTCAACCCATTCCGCGTGAGGCTGATTACCTGTTTTTCTCGAAAAACGTAATTAAACCGCAGCCCGGTGATATACGTCTTGGAACGGATACAACCATCCACGGCCTGATTGTGCCCGGAGAAGATTATTATTTACGCAAACTAAAATAG
- a CDS encoding WbqC family protein, whose amino-acid sequence MTLAIMQPYFLPYIGYLQLMNTVDTFVFYDDVAFINRGWINRNRILVNGKDFLFTIPLKDASQNRRICEIELSSDAKWRSKLLKTMEQSYRKAPYYAAVFPVLEKIVNQEAPNIAAYIQEGFVTLNQFLGINTKIIPTSTVYGNDHLKAQERILDICKQEKANRYINPIGGMELYDKSLFADSGIDLFFLQSKRVTYQQAGASEFIPWLSIIDILMHNDVPAIRKMLDEFELV is encoded by the coding sequence ATGACACTGGCTATCATGCAGCCATATTTCCTGCCGTACATTGGTTATCTTCAGCTAATGAATACCGTTGATACGTTTGTCTTTTATGATGACGTGGCATTTATCAACCGAGGCTGGATTAACCGAAACCGGATTCTGGTGAATGGCAAAGATTTTCTCTTTACCATCCCGCTCAAAGATGCTAGCCAGAACCGTCGAATCTGCGAAATTGAACTGAGCAGTGATGCTAAATGGCGCTCCAAACTGCTGAAAACAATGGAGCAGAGCTACCGGAAAGCGCCTTATTATGCGGCTGTTTTTCCCGTGTTAGAAAAAATTGTTAATCAAGAAGCACCTAACATTGCGGCTTATATTCAGGAAGGTTTTGTTACGCTGAATCAATTTCTGGGAATTAACACAAAAATAATTCCTACTTCTACTGTTTATGGAAATGATCATTTGAAGGCGCAGGAACGCATTCTGGACATTTGTAAACAGGAAAAAGCAAACCGGTATATCAATCCAATTGGCGGGATGGAGCTTTATGATAAATCGCTATTTGCTGATTCTGGCATTGATTTGTTTTTTTTGCAGTCAAAGCGGGTAACCTACCAGCAGGCTGGTGCCAGCGAATTTATTCCCTGGTTGTCCATCATTGACATTCTTATGCATAACGATGTGCCCGCCATTCGGAAAATGTTAGACGAGTTCGAGCTTGTTTAA